The DNA region ATGGAAACAGGGCCCAGGAGACAGCAACAGTGTGTCTCAGACCTCAGAGTGAAGTTTAGGTTGAGCAGCGATTAGCACCGCTTAGAGTTTAAGACTGGAAGAAGGAAACAGCTCGTCTGACTGTGTCAATTCCAAAAACACGCCTGCACCGACACGTCTCACTAAATAACATATTTAATCCATACATATCAAGATATGTTGAGAAAGAACCACTCAGCTTATTTGGCTTATTCTTATCTTGTTCATGAAATTTATAAAGCTCGAGATAAAATGAAAAGCACAGCTAGAATCCTCTTGGACTTACCTAAAGCTTTTGGTACTGTAGGCCATCGCATTCTTCTTCATAAACTTTCCCGTTTTGGAgtcaacaaatctgtgttgcttttgtttttgagttaCTTTAAAGACAGGAAACAATTTGTCTCTTAAGGCAGAGACAcatcaaaccaacatcaaatAACTAGTGCCAGTgaaggccaactgttgcataCTCACATTGCCTGTGTCACGGTCAAAaggttgcacttgaacacaccacaaggACTGGACAGAACCAGGTTGTTGTCTCttcctgcttccagtctttatgctaagctagggtCATCACCTCCATACTTCAGACAtcagagtggtattgatcttctcatccaaCTCTCAGAAAGAAAGTGCATAGGTGTGTTTACAAAAATGTGTAACTATTGCTTCATTGTAAATGTTGCATCCACAGGAGAAAGCGGTATATGGGGTACCGATGCCGAGAAGCTACTTGGAGCTGACCCTGAGCCCTAAGAGCAACGAAGTGGACAATGCCAGCGCCGCCAACTTCAGCAGTGATGTCCTCCTGATCCCTGATCTTTCAACCTTCAGGGTCTTACCCTGGGCCGAGCAGACAGCCCGAGTCATCTGCGACCCCTGCACTGTGACAGGAAGCCCCCTTCGCACCTCACCTCGCCTCATTGCCAAGCAGCTCCTCGGCCAGCTCCAAAGCATGGGATTCTCCCTGCACTCATCCTTCACCTATGAGTGCTGTGTCCTCGGAGCGCCAGACCGAATTGGACCAAAGACACTCATGTTCCCGGCCACCACCCTGCTCAGCAATCATGACCTGCCATTCTTCCAGCAGCTGGTGGACAGCATGTACTGCATGGGTGCAGACATAGACAGCATCGCCTCTGCAAGCGGCCCCGGCCAGATGGAGATCAACCTGAGGCCAGAGTTTGGGATTGCTGCTGCTGATAGCGCCTTCACTTTCCGCACAGGCATCAAAGAAATGGCCCGTAAACACAGCTACATTGCCAGCTTCTTCACTGATGATGGCCTGTACAATGCTGGGGTGCTCTCTCACAGCTTGTGGGATGCTAACGGGCGACGTAGCCTCTTCCTTAGCGGGGAGAGGGCAGGCGAGCTATCTGAGATTGGCAGAAAATGGCTGGCCGGGCTCCTCACCCACTCTGCTGCCCTGAGCTGCCTGATGTCGCCCGGCCTGGGCTGCCGGAGCCACATCGCCAAGACAATCAAAGACCCCAAAAGGATGTTATATGCAACATGCGGTTCCAACGATAACAGCAGCTCCTTCAACATCAAGTGTCACGGCGGGAGGGAGACGCACATTGACAACAAGCTGGGCTCAGCCATGGCCAACCCTTACATTGTCCTGGCTGCTACTGTGGCCGCAGGACTGGACGGCATCAGGCGAAATTTGAATGTTGAGAGTGGTCTGAACAAAGCCCCCACTCAGCAGAAGGAGTTCGCCATTCCCGTGAAGCTCGACGAAGCTCTGGATGCGTTGGGGGAGGATCACGTCATCCGCAGCACCCTCGGAGAGCCGTTCGTTCAGTATTTCATCGCCATGAAAAAGTTTGAGATCGAGACCCAAGAACTGGATGATGAGAGGAACAAGTGCCTGGAGTATTTCATCTAGAAATCCTCCTTGTTTTATAATATGAGAAACACACTTCCTCCTGCCAcacaaataaaagcatgaaaaacAGCTTGAatagctttttattttatatattatgttgatacttaattattattattatacagaTTGTAGATGTTTTTCagttgtttcaaaataaaggtaaaaCTACACCCTCAATGTGCAAAGCAGTGTTGTGCAATTTTGTTGTCGTGGATGcattttttaattactttgaAGAACAATACTGATACAACTGCTGATCTGACGAGTGTGAATACAGAAGTATTACATTATCAACcaacataataataattattaaaaaaagaagtggtcCAGACACTGAGTAAGTATGCCTGAAGAGAAAGCTAAGATATGCTGTAACCCTGCGAAGTCTCATATCGATACGCAACATAAAGTCAGTGAGGACATGTTGTTGTGGTGGACGCATGAAATAAGTCTCAAGAGTGAGAAAGTCGGCATCAGCCAGGTATGAAGGGTGATGGACAGGTCAGACAAACATGAGATTGCTGTTCATgccccgtgtgaaaccaaaagtcaaagtTGATGTAACTGCGCAAAGTAAGTAATTTAATGTCACTTATGTCCTGTATGTAGTTATTTAATGGAAATCACAATGTTTCCCCAAACGTTACCAGGTCATTTTTGTTctgtaaacctaaccaagtgtttttctttcccttgTTTTTACATTGCTGGCAAATCATTTTAATAGATTTAGTGCCCATCACAAAGtaatgcagtgttaagaggtcgtgtccttttcaggtatttctgtgagactgtTGTGTAACCTGAAGGCTACGTCTCTCCAACTTTAATCTTGccagtatttttgttttctggtgTGTAATGAACAGCACAACCTCTTGGGGCCGCTAACATGGCTGCCAATTTTAAGGTCTAATTGTTACCTATGTAGAAATGCTTCCGCAGCACTGCAGAGATGATTTGTGGAGttcacagacagctgcagagacGCACCTTTGTCCTTCTGAAAAATGTGACTATGCACTGCAGACGCTGCACAATTTGACTGGACATCAGAGCCAGGAGGTAGGATCTCTGGACAATTCAGGTCCCAGCATTCACGTGGGAATCACAGTCCCAGTATTTATATGCCTGACTCGCGTGAGAGGTGTCTTGTTTTCTTGTAGGCTGAGAGAAGTacttatatttttattgtaacagAGAGTTTCCCAGCTAAACCTTTCATCTCTTCACAAAAAGGACACAAGTAAAATCCAAAAAGGCACAAGTGCCTCTGGGAAGCAAGTTGGTTTTCACATGTAGGCATAGTTTTCACAaattttatgcttttatttacagtgtgtatttcagatgtAAAAACTTGTAGGTGTAATCTACATTTTCACATAGGACTACTCACATCAGAGAATGACAGAAAAAGTGTCAGTTCACCCAatttaaaacacagcaaacaaacaaaacatttggaaACGATCTCCCCTCAAAGTATAATTAGTTGCTGTTCCGGAGCTTTCAATCATGATCTCTCTCGGCAGATATAGTTTGCCTAGTTGTCATGGAattctgggtgttttttttttttttaacattcttAGCACCTCAAGGCCATGGACGAGAAGCCCTTTAAGTCCTccaaaaatattacattttggtgTGATCTGATTGAAAGCTTTAGAGTAGCTACTAAACAGACCTTGAggtgtgattgtttttttccgAAACTGCTGTTCCCAAGTTCAAGAACAAAATTTGACCCTCTCaaaaaaagttttctgtttttttttttttttacatgatacTTGATACACACTGATACAATGAAGATGAATGCTAGTGTTATGTGTGTTGAAAAAATACAACTGCAGATCAGCACCTCTTTCCAGAAGCCCTGTCCTAGTTACTCTGGACAAACAACTAACTTCACTGTGAAGGGTTTTCAAAGGAAGTATTTCTTCATGAGAAAGTACATCCAGTGAATCCTGTTGACAGTGATGTCTGTGAAGACATTAAAGAGTTGCAAGAGACACCTCATTACTCGCACTGAACTCTTTGGTTCAAGGCTACATTTCCCTTTAGTCAGCGTGGTTGTATTATGCTTTAAACATGTATATCTTGCAGGTGCACGAGGACAGCTGAGACGTGAATgtcaaaatcattaaaagacaAGACAGAGGGGGAAATGTACAACATCAAGCCATTttagaaaaaatgtattttacataTCAGCCAAAACAAACGCACAATAAAGGATAAGGTTGgcgaaattttttttttcatggataACTAATTccatgaaaaagacaaaaaccaaCAATGACATCAATACTTTCTGGCTGCCTTGCCTTGGCAGTGGCTCTCAAAGCTCCACAAGCCCATTGGTTCctaaaacaggtaaaaaaacCATACTCAACAGCTGGTAACAGTACCCAGTAACGGCAATGTCGGCAGCCGATTCTGGGGGGGTCATT from Epinephelus fuscoguttatus linkage group LG3, E.fuscoguttatus.final_Chr_v1 includes:
- the lgsn gene encoding lengsin isoform X2; this translates as MSLGHRKGVRVTGRHVPPVDWSSSSGGPSIIHSPTSTPVPPDTPTVISIGPLPHRAHERVDDPRMDKPATGEDWSTDTSSQTTVSFGEMGVPRQTMEELKTILRESPLLSIRGRDDGKPGSPYTYLHGSSSSGGGVGGRPNGRQDDGNPNRVFSTFKPHSDASRRGPMSRDSTSIQQPSGMDSSSSLRSDANTNRQPGVRDHTYASSGSWSETGGPNTDNETESIEIFGNQRFISAMEQIKQQIARENINFVRFEATDLHGVSRSKTVPVRFFHEKAVYGVPMPRSYLELTLSPKSNEVDNASAANFSSDVLLIPDLSTFRVLPWAEQTARVICDPCTVTGSPLRTSPRLIAKQLLGQLQSMGFSLHSSFTYECCVLGAPDRIGPKTLMFPATTLLSNHDLPFFQQLVDSMYCMGADIDSIASASGPGQMEINLRPEFGIAAADSAFTFRTGIKEMARKHSYIASFFTDDGLYNAGVLSHSLWDANGRRSLFLSGERAGELSEIGRKWLAGLLTHSAALSCLMSPGLGCRSHIAKTIKDPKRMLYATCGSNDNSSSFNIKCHGGRETHIDNKLGSAMANPYIVLAATVAAGLDGIRRNLNVESGLNKAPTQQKEFAIPVKLDEALDALGEDHVIRSTLGEPFVQYFIAMKKFEIETQELDDERNKCLEYFI
- the lgsn gene encoding lengsin isoform X1, giving the protein MNDSEDFKEGQSRSKDQIDGTRMSLGHRKGVRVTGRHVPPVDWSSSSGGPSIIHSPTSTPVPPDTPTVISIGPLPHRAHERVDDPRMDKPATGEDWSTDTSSQTTVSFGEMGVPRQTMEELKTILRESPLLSIRGRDDGKPGSPYTYLHGSSSSGGGVGGRPNGRQDDGNPNRVFSTFKPHSDASRRGPMSRDSTSIQQPSGMDSSSSLRSDANTNRQPGVRDHTYASSGSWSETGGPNTDNETESIEIFGNQRFISAMEQIKQQIARENINFVRFEATDLHGVSRSKTVPVRFFHEKAVYGVPMPRSYLELTLSPKSNEVDNASAANFSSDVLLIPDLSTFRVLPWAEQTARVICDPCTVTGSPLRTSPRLIAKQLLGQLQSMGFSLHSSFTYECCVLGAPDRIGPKTLMFPATTLLSNHDLPFFQQLVDSMYCMGADIDSIASASGPGQMEINLRPEFGIAAADSAFTFRTGIKEMARKHSYIASFFTDDGLYNAGVLSHSLWDANGRRSLFLSGERAGELSEIGRKWLAGLLTHSAALSCLMSPGLGCRSHIAKTIKDPKRMLYATCGSNDNSSSFNIKCHGGRETHIDNKLGSAMANPYIVLAATVAAGLDGIRRNLNVESGLNKAPTQQKEFAIPVKLDEALDALGEDHVIRSTLGEPFVQYFIAMKKFEIETQELDDERNKCLEYFI